The following proteins are encoded in a genomic region of Drosophila willistoni isolate 14030-0811.24 chromosome 3R, UCI_dwil_1.1, whole genome shotgun sequence:
- the LOC6650057 gene encoding uncharacterized protein LOC6650057, with translation MTNMLNILAASCLLLALLGLQPASTAIHKRSGASAPNSLPSGHETARTGTTTTTTSTKSNMDVNPAASVVNTDLMDKLSWKCANNASCLHGLANGIIASYRRGETIKLGLFDLVKLPALDEAHKHKQWGTGRGLSSFMDFVTGNAIRVPVGPMVFSVQRAEDDSDYIEVALLKKTSSGTGRLQGNGGGLLGGGGGGGGGGGLLGGGGGGLGDSSGGGGLLGGRRRHQHQEKKQFQMYIPMYLAATTFGWTMVAAKAVGLLTLKALILSKIAFVVAAIVLIKKLMDNASEKMMYQFPEQTPYMMPYGMDYPMHGAELSPDMYPASLHHLAMAGGGQLPGHPGHPGLESLTAESHLHSQVAGDGSNNTNTQVLAALSGLGGLGHKIKREDSWMAKTTPARRPLIYNYVQPQAHMPFYRS, from the exons ATGACAAATATGCTTAATATCCTTGCAGCCAGCTGCTTGCTGTTGGCTCTTTTGGGCCTACAGCCTGCCAGTACGGCCATACATAAACGCAGCGGTGCCAGTGCCCCTAACTCGTTACCTTCTGGCCATGAGACAGCGAGAACagggacaacaacaacaacaacatcaactaAAAGTAACATGGATGTCAATCCTGCGGCTAGTGTGGTGAACACGGACTTAATGGATAAACTAAGCTGGAAGTGTGCCAATAATGCAAGTTGTCTGCATGGCTTGGCTAATGGCATCATAGCCTCATATCGTCGAGGCGAGACCATTAAGCTGGGACTCTTCGATCTGGTCAAGCTGCCAGCTCTTGACGAGGCCCACAAACATAAACAATGGGGCACTGGGCGTGGCCTGTCGAGCTTTATGGACTTTGTTACTGGCAATGCGATTCGCGTCCCTGTTGGCCCCATGGTGTTCAGTGTGCAGCGAGCCGAGGATGACAGCGACTACATTGAGGTGGCGCTGCTGAAAAAGACGTCAAGTGGGACAG GACGTCTGCAGGGCAATGGCGGAGGCCTTCTAGGTGGTGGAGGCGGcggcggaggaggaggaggcctATTGGGCGGTGGAGGCGGTGGTTTGGGTGACAGCAGTGGAGGCGGTGGACTCCTAGGCGGACGACGACGACATCAGCATCAGGAGAAGAAACAGTTCCAAATGTACATACCCATGTATCTGGCAGCCACAACATTCGGTTGGACAATGGTGGCAGCAAAAGCTGTGGGATTGTTGACTCTAAAAGCTTTGATTCTATCGAAAATTGCCTTTGTGGTGGCTGCCATAGTCTTGATTAAGAAACTCATGGACAATGCCAGCGAAAA AATGATGTATCAGTTCCCGGAGCAAACACCCTACATGATGCCCTATGGAATGGATTACCCCATGCATGGAGCTGAATTGTCTCCTGATATGTATCCAGCTTCATTGCATCATCTGGCCATGGCAGGAGGCGGTCAATTACCCGGACATCCTGGCCATCCTGGACTCGAGAGCCTCACAGCAGAAAGTCACTTGCATTCCCAGGTAGCTGGCGatggcagcaacaacaccaacacccAAGTGCTGGCTGCCCTTAGCGGTCTTGGGGGCTTAGGACACAAAATCAAACGTGAGGACTCGTGGATGGCAAAGA CCACTCCGGCACGAAGACCCCTGATTTATAACTATGTGCAGCCGCAAGCCCATATGCCCTTCTATCGTTCTTGA
- the LOC6650058 gene encoding uncharacterized protein LOC6650058, with the protein MQTLTLLMLLLLGLAMLLATANASPALGASDNSITSDYRNRMEDQILAKLNVKCSQRDNHSCMMLKLIVFMNRLFKKSSIDFNENIKVMQNRDISEIPDDPEDDLLLARAMDSDEESYGLLVANKLWKFVRSRTLRYKFSDNADFVMSSEPKGSLNIGVSVRPIEALEEGRGKMKNMGPLLMMMAAKTGVVGAILLKGLFLLAGKALIVSKIALLLAVIISLKKLLSSKKTIVEVPSHHDSYSSGWARALDGFVEGLAEVPSQILAQDAQDMAYSAQQPTSKVAQ; encoded by the exons ATGCAAACTTTAACCCTCttaatgctgctgctgctgggatTGGCCATGCTTTTGGCTACGGCCAATGCCTCACCTGCCCTCGGGGCCAGCGATAACTCG ATAACTTCGGATTATCGCAATCGCATGGAAGACCAAATCTTGGCCAAGCTGAATGTGAAATGCAGCCAAAGAGATAATCATTCCTGCATGATGCTCAAACTGATTGTCTTTATGAATCGTCTCTTTAAGAAGTCCAGTATCGATTTTAATGAGAATATCAAGGTCATGCAAAACAG AGACATTTCCGAGATACCAGATGACCCAGAGGACGACCTCTTGCTGGCACGTGCCATGGACTCGGATGAGGAAAGCTACGGACTGCTGGTGGCCAACAAGTTGTGGAAATTCGTACGCTCACGTACACTGCGCTACAAATTCTCCGACAATGCTGACTTTGTGATGAGCAGCGAGCCCAAGGGCAGTCTCAACATTGGTGTCTCTGTGCGTCCCATCGAGGCTCTGGAGGAGGGACGTGGCAAAATGAAGAACATGGGACCCCTGCTCATGATGATGGCCGCCAAGACTGGCGTGGTGGGTGCCATTTTGCTCAAGGGTCTGTTCCTGCTGGCCGGCAAGGCTCTAATAGTTTCCAAGATAGCTCTGCTCCTGGCCGTCATCATATCGCTGAAGAAATTGCTCTCCAGCAAAAAGACAATTGTCGAGGTTCCCTCTCATCATGATAGCTATAGCTCGGGTTGGGCGCGTGCTCTTGATGGTTTTGTAGAGGGCTTGGCTGAGGTACCATCGCAGATATTGGCACAAGATGCTCAGGATATGGCATATAGTGCCCAACAGCCAACATCAAAGGTGGCGCAATAA
- the LOC6650059 gene encoding uncharacterized protein LOC6650059, producing the protein MAMKVFILLAIVSGISGEGLRLPDQQSSNNIQQIYAPQPQQQQQQPQLQQQQPQFQQPQQISQPGAGVGEERGRSSILSLFGLGNDNDPFLARTNGKCLSGDLSECFKTQALTTFDEIFYRDQYRLSDFARVVRLPESQQRSLQQEPFEYSEEPRGDDDDWNQLVKYALRRAERFIKSTALELEWPEELTEAGRYEARFIGNEIDDDFDSDQRAGHLSRKKLKKMIIPLLLVLKIFKLKLLLFLPFILGIAGLKKILGLAAIILPGLFAYFKLCRPPGGVGGGFGGGLSGLFGGKNPFPEYNPQGVGSATYYHHHEHFDGGHGSGPGPFYRQEPTFAKPYTDYYSKSYQGQQQQVGGNSVSFGDAQEAAYNGYYGRNTGKDIAAETQQQQQQQPQKS; encoded by the exons ATGGCAATGAAAGTATTTATATTGCTGGCCATAGTCAGCGGCATTAGCGGAGAAGGTCTACGACTACCCGATCAGCAGTCATCGAATAATATACAACAGATCTATGCGCCGCagccgcaacaacaacaacaacaaccacaacttcagcaacagcaaccacaGTTCCAACAGCCACAGCAGATAAGCCAACCAGGAGCAGGAGTGGGTGAGGAACGTGGCCGTTcatccattttgagtctctttGGCCTGGGAAATGATAATGATCCATTTTTGGCACGCACCAATGGCAAATGTTTGAGCGGCGACTTATCCGAGTGCTTCAAGACTCAGGCTTTAACCACATTCGATGAAATCTTCTACAGAGATCAGTATCG GTTATCGGACTTTGCTCGAGTGGTGCGCCTGCCGGAATCACAACAGCGTTCGCTACAGCAGGAACCCTTTGAATATTCAGAGGAGCCACGtggagatgatgatgattggaATCAGCTGGTGAAATATGCCCTTCGTCGTGCCGAACG CTTTATCAAATCGACTGCTTTGGAGTTGGAGTGGCCAGAGGAACTGACCGAAGCTGGTCGCTATGAGGCTCGTTTCATTGGCAATGAAATTGATGATGATTTCGACTCAGACCAGAGAGCAGGTCATTTGT CACGCAAGAAGTTGAAGAAAATGATTATTCCTCTGCTGTTGGTGCTGAAAATATTCAAGCTGAAGTTGCTGCTCTTCCTGCCCTTCATTCTGGGTATTGCTGGTCTGAAGAAGATCCTTGGTCTGGCTGCTATCATTTTGCCTGGTCTCTTTGCCTATTTCAAGCTGTGCCGTCCGCCAGGCGGTGTGGGTGGTGGTTTCGGCGGTGGTTTGTCCGGACTGTTTGGTGGCAAAAATCCTTTCCCCGAATACAATCCACAGGGTGTGGGCTCGGCCACCTACTACCACCATCATGAGCATTTTGATGGCGGTCATGGCAGCGGTCCCGGTCCTTTCTATCGCCAGGAGCCCACTTTTGCCAAGCCCTATACCGATTACTATAGCAAGAGCTATCAgggtcagcagcagcaggtcgGTGGCAACTCAGTTAGCTTTGGCGATGCCCAGGAGGCGGCCTATAATGGCTACTATGGAAGGAATACTGGCAAGGACATTGCTGCCGAaacccagcagcagcagcagcaacaacctCAAAAGAGCTAG